TAGAGAAGAGTTTCCTAACTATGATATTACCGTTCGTGGGGCTGTATCCATCGGAAGACGACTTTCTGACCCATTAGCAGAACTTGTAAAAATAGACCCCAAAAGTATCGGAGTTGGGCAGTATCAGCACGATGTGGATAGCACCAAACTTAAAGAAGAGCTAGACAACACGGTAATCCACTGTGTAAATGCCGTAGGCGTTAACCTGAACACCGCTAGCCAATCTCTACTGAGCTGTGTGTCTGGCATTGGAGAAAAAATAGCAGAGAATATCGTAAAATATCGCTCGGAAAACGGGGCTTTTAGAACAAGAGCAGAACTGAAAAAAGTCCCTCGTTTGGGAGAAAAAGCATTCCAACAAGCGGCAGCTTTTGTACGCATTAAAGACTCAGAAAACCCGTTAGACAATTCGGCTGTACACCCAGAATCTTACGTTACTGTAGAAAAAATGGCTAAAGATTTAGGACTAAAAACCAAGGAGCTCATTGCCAACAAAGAGCAAATCCAAAAAATAATCCCAGAGAAATATACGACTCCAGAAGTGGGAATTTTAGGAATTAAAGATATTTTAAAAGAATTAGAAAAACCAGGGTTAGACCCTCGCCAACAAGCTAAAGTATTTGAATTTAATCCTAATATTAAAACAATTGCCGATATAAAAGTAGGTCTGTCTCTACCTGGAATTGTAAACAATATTACGGCGTTTGGTTGCTTTGTTGATATTGGTATTAAGGAAAGTGGACTTATACATATCTCCCAACTTACCGATGGTTTTGTATCTGATGTTAATGAGGTAGTAAAACTTCACCAAACTGTAGAAGTACAAGTTTTAGAAATAGACGAAGTACGAAAAAGGATTGGGCTAAAACTTATTAAGTAGATAATGTTTACAAAAATTTCCTTATCAAATAAAAATAACTATTTTTGCATATCAATACTTAAAGACAATGAAAGAATATACATTTAGAGAAGTCATCGCACAAGCTATGAGCGAGGAGATGCGTAAAGATGAATCTATCTACCTTATAGGAGAAGAAGTAGCAGAATACAACGGAGCTTATAAAGCATCTAAAGGAATGCTAGATGAGTTTGGTCCTAAAAGAGTAATAGATGCACCTATTGCAGAAGGTGGTTTTGCGGGGATTTCTGTGGGTGCAGCGATGAATGGTAACCGCCCTATTGTAGAATTTATGACTTTCAATTTCTCTTTAGTAGCTATAGACCAAATCATTAGTAACGCTGCTAAAATGTATCAAATGAGTGGTGGACAATGGAATATACCAATCGTGTTTAGAGGTCCTACAGGTTCTGCGGGACAGCTAGGAGCTACACACTCACAAGCATTTGAAAGCTGGTATGCTAACTGCCCTGGTCTAAAGGTGGTAGTACCATCTAACCCTTATGATGCTAAAGGATTACTTAAAACCGCTATACAAGATAACGACCCTGTAATTTTTATGGAGTCTGAACAAATGTATGGTGATAAAATGGAGATTCCAGAGGAAGAATACTATATTCCAATAGGTAAAGCTGACATTAAAAAAGAAGGTAAAGATGTTACTTTAGTTTCTTTCGGTAAAATTATGAAATTGGCTTTACAAGCAGCTGAAGAACTAGAAAAAGAAGGTATTTCTGTAGAAGTGATAGACTTAAGAACGGTTCGTCCTTTAGATTATGATACTGTTTTAGCATCCGTTAAAAAGACCAATCGTTTGGTAGTACTAGAAGAGGCTTGGCCATTTGGTTCAGTAGCTTCAGAAATCACTTATATGGTTCAGCAAAAAGCGTTTGACTACCTGGATGCTCCTATCAAGAGAATTACAACTCCTGATGCTCCTGCACCATATTCGGCAGCGTTATTCGCGGAGTGGTTCCCTAAATTAGAAAAAGTAAAAGAGGAAATTAAAAAGGCTCTTTACATTAAGAACTAAAATATATAATTTAGATACAAAAAAGAGAGGTAGTTTTAAAAATCACCTCTCTTTTTTTATTATTAAAAAGTAAAACTTAAGCCTTTCTTACAAACTCTGACTTTAAGCCCATAGCTCCAAATCCGTCTATTTTACAACTGATGTTATGATCGCTATCATAATTTAGTCTAATATTCTTCACCTTAGTCCCCGCCTTTACTGGTTTTGGTGCTCCTTTTACTGGTAAGTCTTTTATTACTACCACAGTATCACCATCTTGCAACTCATTACCATTAGAATCTAATATTTTCTCTCCATCAGAAGCAGAAACCTCCGCTGGATTCCACTCGTGAAAACATTGTGAACACACCATTAAATCATCTTGTGGATAAGTAAACTCTGAACCACATTTAGGACATAAAACTACTTCACTCATAACTCTTTATTTATTTTACTGCAAAGATAATCATTTTTATCTGTTAGAAAATTTAATTCCATTTACAAAAAAACAAAGAGAGACTCAATTAAAGTCTCTCTTATTAAATAATTTACTGTCAATAAGTTCTTCTATATTGGCTTAAATGAAAACCCTTTCTCTTCCAAAAGTTGTTTTTCCTGCTCCTTATAGTAACCTTTTACCAGCTTATCGTGTATAGCTTCAAACGCTGCAATAGTTTCGTTAATTTCAGCATCTGTATGAGAAGCCGTAGGGATAAGTCTTAGTAAAATCATACCTTTAGGAATCACAGGATAAACTACTACGGAAGTAAAGATGCCATAGTTCTCTCTTAAATCTTTTACCAACAAGGTAGCTTCCACAGGGCTTCCCTCTATAAATACAGGTGTTACGCAAGTATTGGTATCTCCTAGATTGAAGCCTCTTTCTTTAAGACCGTTTTGTAATTTGTTTACATTTTCCCAAAGTTTAGCTTTAATTTCTGGACGACTTCTGAGTAGCTCTAATCTCTTCAAACCTCCTATAACCATAGGCATAGTAAGAGATTTTGCAAAAATTTGAGAACGCATATTGTACTTTAAATAGCGGATAATATCCTTATCTCCCGCTACAAACGCTCCAAAACCTGCCATAGATTTAGCAAAAGTAGAGAAATAAACATCTATCTCATCTTGGCACCCTTGCTCCTCTCCTGCTCCTGCTCCTGTTTTACCTAATGTACC
This Riemerella anatipestifer DNA region includes the following protein-coding sequences:
- a CDS encoding pyruvate dehydrogenase complex E1 component subunit beta, whose product is MKEYTFREVIAQAMSEEMRKDESIYLIGEEVAEYNGAYKASKGMLDEFGPKRVIDAPIAEGGFAGISVGAAMNGNRPIVEFMTFNFSLVAIDQIISNAAKMYQMSGGQWNIPIVFRGPTGSAGQLGATHSQAFESWYANCPGLKVVVPSNPYDAKGLLKTAIQDNDPVIFMESEQMYGDKMEIPEEEYYIPIGKADIKKEGKDVTLVSFGKIMKLALQAAEELEKEGISVEVIDLRTVRPLDYDTVLASVKKTNRLVVLEEAWPFGSVASEITYMVQQKAFDYLDAPIKRITTPDAPAPYSAALFAEWFPKLEKVKEEIKKALYIKN
- a CDS encoding zinc ribbon domain-containing protein YjdM — translated: MSEVVLCPKCGSEFTYPQDDLMVCSQCFHEWNPAEVSASDGEKILDSNGNELQDGDTVVVIKDLPVKGAPKPVKAGTKVKNIRLNYDSDHNISCKIDGFGAMGLKSEFVRKA